Proteins co-encoded in one Prevotella sp. E13-27 genomic window:
- a CDS encoding glycosyl hydrolase 53 family protein, translating into MKKTLLSAVIAVFGMLLNANAQEELLVGGDISVLPRYEAKKVSYYDQQGKKITDVMQYLKSDAVGWNALRVRLFVDPSGDSDPQVCQDLNYVVPLAKRIKAEGFKLLLDFHYSDTWADPAKQWTPASWLGLNDEQLKEKIYDYTKDCLQVLVDSGATPDYIQTGNEISYGMLWGQKGTTANRCYTGSNANWPRFIALLKQAGKACREVCPDAKIIIHTERAGKPSVLKGIYQKLASVDYDIIGLSYYSFWHNNLATLASSLTQLATSFPNKKVHIVETAYYYQYQPAVGEGIDYDFSSTWPISAAGQKAFTQDLITELKKHTNVTALYWWFPEENGNGPNNSVLNDWVNRGLWNNTSHKAHSALYELKEFLNRESSGVEQHKMNSTDTKHESKYYDLQGRRLNGEPRLGGIYIHEAKDGRRIKTL; encoded by the coding sequence ATGAAAAAGACACTACTCTCTGCCGTTATTGCTGTATTTGGCATGTTACTCAATGCAAACGCCCAAGAGGAACTCCTCGTTGGTGGCGACATCTCTGTGTTGCCAAGGTATGAAGCCAAAAAAGTGAGCTACTACGACCAACAAGGCAAGAAGATTACCGATGTCATGCAGTATCTGAAGAGCGATGCTGTGGGATGGAACGCGCTGAGGGTTCGTCTTTTTGTTGATCCCAGCGGCGACAGCGACCCACAGGTGTGCCAGGACCTGAACTATGTGGTGCCGTTGGCTAAGCGCATAAAGGCAGAAGGCTTTAAGCTGCTGTTAGACTTCCACTATAGTGACACATGGGCCGACCCCGCTAAGCAGTGGACACCGGCATCGTGGCTTGGCCTCAACGACGAGCAGCTGAAGGAGAAGATATACGACTATACGAAAGACTGTCTGCAGGTGCTCGTCGATTCAGGTGCCACCCCCGACTATATCCAGACGGGCAACGAGATATCCTATGGCATGCTGTGGGGACAGAAAGGAACGACGGCCAACCGATGCTATACTGGTAGCAATGCCAACTGGCCGCGTTTCATAGCATTATTGAAACAGGCAGGCAAGGCATGCCGCGAAGTATGCCCCGACGCCAAAATCATCATACACACCGAGCGAGCTGGTAAGCCCAGCGTGCTGAAAGGCATCTATCAGAAGCTGGCATCGGTCGATTACGACATCATAGGTCTGAGCTATTATTCTTTCTGGCACAACAACCTGGCTACGCTTGCCTCATCGCTTACGCAGCTGGCAACGAGTTTCCCCAACAAGAAAGTGCATATCGTAGAGACAGCCTATTACTATCAATATCAGCCTGCTGTAGGCGAAGGCATTGACTACGACTTCTCTTCGACATGGCCCATCTCTGCTGCCGGACAGAAGGCTTTCACTCAGGACCTTATCACCGAACTGAAAAAACATACCAATGTTACTGCCCTCTACTGGTGGTTCCCTGAAGAGAATGGCAACGGACCTAACAATTCCGTCCTCAACGATTGGGTGAACCGCGGACTGTGGAACAACACCTCGCACAAGGCTCATTCAGCACTCTATGAGCTGAAGGAGTTTCTTAACCGCGAAAGCAGTGGCGTTGAGCAGCACAAGATGAATAGCACAGACACCAAACATGAATCTAAATATTACGACTTACAAGGCCGTCGTCTGAATGGTGAACCACGCTTAGGCGGCATCTATATCCATGAAGCAAAAGACGGACGGCGAATAAAAACTCTCTGA